A window of Nonomuraea angiospora genomic DNA:
CGTCTCCGGGTGCCAGGACCAGCGGAGATTGTGGACGAGCTCGCCGAGGGCGGCCAGCTCCGCGGGCAGGACGGTGCGGACGGTAAACCGGCGGATTGCTCTCACGTTTCTGCACCCTACGGGCTAGGAGGGACCTCTCAGTCCTTCACCCCCATGAAGGCCGTTCAAACCCCTTCCGGGAACAAGCATGAAGACGGGCGATTGGGGCAACTTTCCTGAATGTTGGCACTCCCGCGGACACTCTCGGGAGGTCTATCCGCTGCTGTCCACTATTTACATGCAAGGATCGTTCCTACCACGGTGGTCCGCGTCCAGCGGCTCACCACCGGGACGCGGAGTCTGCACCCACGCCAAGCCTCCGGCGGCACCGAGCGCGCCGTCGCCAACCCTTGAATGCGATGATCGGACGAATTCCCATCACGGACATCTCCCCCGTCGTCGACTGCGGGCAGTGGCCCGCCAAGGCGGTCGCCGGCGAGACCTTCGAGGTCTCGGCGACCGTGTTCAGAGAGGGCCACGATGCCGTGGCCGCGGGCGTGGTGCTCACCTCGCCCGATGGGCAGCGTGCCCGCCTTAAACGGATGCGCGAGCTCGCCCCGGGCACCGACCGCTGGGCCGTGGAGGTCTCCCTTCCCGCCGAGGGTGACTGGCTGTTCCGGGTGGAGGCGTGGAGCGACCCGATCAGCACCTGGCTGCACGACGCCGAGATCAAGATCCCCCGCGGCATGGACGTCGATCTGATGTGCGAGGAGGGCGCCCGGCTGTTCGAGCGGGCGGCGAAGGCCGTGCGCACGGCCGACTGCCCCAACGGCAAGCCCAAGAACGGCTCCAACGGCGGTTCCAACGGCGGCTCGAACGGCGGCTCCAAGGGCAACGGCAACGGCGACAGCGCCTGCGGGCACCGCGCCGCCCTGCTGTCGGTCTCCGCCACATTGCGCGACGAGGAGCTGGACCCCAGGGCCCGGCTGTCGATCGCGCAACTGCCGGAGACGGCCGCGCTGCTGGAGTCGCACCCGTTCCGGGAGCTGGTGACCAGGTCCAAGTCGCACAAGATCAGGGTGGACCGGCGCCGGGCGCTGTACGGCTCCTGGTACGAGTTCTTCCCCAGGTCCGAAGGCGCGGTCGTCAACGAGCACGGCATCTCCAAGTCCGGAAATTTCCAGACTGCTGCCAAGCGCCTCCCCGCCATCGCCAAGATGGGCTTCGACGTCGTCTACCTGCCGCCGATCCACCCCATCGGCACGACGTTCCGCAAGGGCCGCAACAACACGCTCAGCCCCGAGCCCGACGAGCCCGGCTCCCCGTGGGCCATCGGCTCGGAGGACGGCGGCCACGACGCCATCCATCCCGACCTGGGCACGTTCGAGGACTTCGACGTGTTCGTCGGCCGCGCCAAAGAGCTGGGCATGGAGATCGCGCTCGACTTCGCGCTCCAGTGCTCGCCCGACCACCCGTGGGTGAAGGAGCACCCCGAGTGGTTCACGATCAGGGCCGACGGCTCCATCGCCTACGCCGAGAACCCGCCGAAGAAGTACCAGGACATCTACCCGATCAACTTCGACAAGGATCCCGAGGGCATCTACGCCGAGGTCAAGCGGGTGCTGATGCGCTGGATGGCGCACGGCGTGCGGATCTTCCGGGTGGACAACCCGCACACGAAGCCGGTCGGGTTCTGGGAGCGGCTGCTGGCCGACGTGCACACCACCGACCCCGACGTGATCTTCCTGTCGGAGGCGTTCACCAGGCCCCCGATGCTGCGCATGCTGGGCAAGGTCGGCTTCCACCAGTCCTACACGTACTTCACCTGGCGCACCACCAAGCCCGAGGTGGAGTCGTACCTCATGGAGCTCTCCCACGAGACTTCCGCCTACGTGCGCCCCAACCTCTTCGTGAACACGCCGGACATCCTGCACGAATACCTGCAGCACGGCGGCATCCCCGCCTTCAAGATCAGGGCTGTGCTGGCCGCGCTCGGCTCGCCAAGTTGGGGGGTTTACTCCGGATATGAGCTTATAGAGAATATTCCGGTACGCCCCGGCAGCGAAGAATACCTAGATAGCGAGAAATATCAGTACAAACCTCGCGATTGGGTTACCGCCGAACGTGAGGGGTGGAGCCTGGCGCCCTTCATCACCCACCTGAATTTGTTCCGAAGAGCGCATCCCGCACTGCAGGAATTGCGTAATCTACGGTTCCACAGGGTCGACCAGCCGGACATCGTCTGCTTCTCGAAGCGGCTTCCCGGCGCCTATGATCCGGCCACGCGTAGGCACGGTCCGGGCGACGTGGTGCTGGCGGTCGTCAACCTGGATCCGCACCATACCCACGAGGCGACCGTAGACCTTGACCTTCCTGCCATCGGACTCGACTGGAACGCCGAGTTCGTCGTGGACGACGAACTCTCGGGTGAGTCGTACCGCTGGCGGCAGAGCAACTACGTACGCCTCGATCCCCACATCCAGCCTGCCCATATTCTCACCGTACGAGCCGCGCCACGGTAAGAACTGAATTCAGCGGGGAGTCTTCAACGTGTGTGAAAGCGCCTCCGTCATGAGCCGCTCCCGGAGTGGCTCATGAGCTCAACCACACCCATTCCCAACACCTTTGACGAAGAAAAGCCGCGCGATCCGTACTGGTACAAACGCGCGGTTTTCTACGAGGTCCTGATCCGGGGTTTCGCCGACTCCAACGGCGACGGCACCGGCGACATCAGGGGCCTCATCGACAAGCTCGACTACCTCCAGTGGCTCGGGGTCGACTGCCTCTGGCTGCTGCCGCTCTTCGAGTCGCCACTGCGCGACGGCGGTTACGACATCGCGGACTTCATGAAGATCCTGCCCGAGTTCGGGGACCTGGGAGACTTCGTGAAGCTCGTGGACGAGGCGCACAAGCGCGGCATGCGCGTCATCGCCGACCTCGTCATGAACCACACCAGCGACGCCCACCCGTGGTTCCAGGCCTCGCGCCACGACCCCGAGGGGCCGTTCGGCGACTTCTACGTGTGGTCCGACACCGATGAGAAGTACCAGGACGCCCGGATCATCTTCATCGACACCGAGACGTCCAACTGGACCTACGACCCGGTGCGCGGCCAGTACTACTGGCACCGCTTCTTCCACCATCAGCCGGATCTCAACTACGAGAACCCGGACGTGCAGGAGGCCATGCTGGAGGTCCTGCGCTTCTGGCTGGACCTGGGCATCGACGGGTTCCGGCTGGACGCGGTGCCGTACCTCTTCGAGGAGGAGAGCACCAACTGCGAGAACCTGCCGAGGACCCACGAGTACCTCAAGCGGATCAGGGCCGAGATCGACCGGCTCTACCCCGACCGGGTGCTGCTCGCCGAGGCCAACCAGTGGCCGTCGGACGTGGTGGAGTACTTCGGCGACCCGGTGGGCGGCGGGGACGAGTGCCACATGGCCTTCCACTTCCCGCTGATGCCGCGCATCTTCATGGCCGTACGCCGGGAGTCCCGCTATCCCATCTCCGAGATCCTGGCGCAGACGCCGAAAATTCCGGAGCACTGCCAGTGGGGCATCTTCCTCCGTAACCACGACGAGCTGACGCTCGAGATGGTCACGGACGAGGAGCGCGACTACATGTACGCCGAATATGCCAAGGACCCCCGCATGCGCGCGAACGTCGGCATCCGCCGCCGCCTGGCGCCCCTGCTGGAGAACGACCGCAACCAGATCGAGCTGTTCACCGCGCTGCTCCTGTCGCTGCCCGGCTCCCCCGTGCTCTACTACGGCGACGAGATCGGCATGGGCGACAACATCTGGCTCGGCGACCGCGACGGCGTGCGCACGCCCATGCAGTGGGACCCCGACCGCAACGCCGGCTTCTCCGACTGCGACCCCGGCCGGCTCTACCTGCCGGTCATCATGGACCCGATCTACGGCTACCAGGGCCTCAACGTCGAGGCCCAGCAGCGCAACGCCGGCTCGCTGCTGCACTGGACCAAGCGCATGATCGAGATCCGCAAGCGGCACCCGGTGTTCGGGCTGGGCGGTTACGCGGAGCTCAACTCCTCCAACCCCAGCGTGCTCGCGTTCGTCAGGGAGCTGGGCGACGACCGGATGCTCTGCGTGAACAACCTGTCACGCTTCCCCCAGCCGGTCGAGCTGGACCTGCGGAGATTCGTCGGCGTCTCCCCCGTGGAGACGATGGGCGGGGTCCCATTCCCGGCAATTGGCGAACTTCCGTATCTTTTGACGCTTCCTGGGCATGGGTTCTACTGGTTCACACTCCCGCCGGCCATCATCCAGGAGGAGTAGGACGTGCTGAGCGAGCCCCTTGCCGCATGGATCGGTCGTCAGCGTTGGTTCGGCGGCAAGGGGCGGGTGATCGACGAGCTGTCGATCGAATCGGACGTCGAACTGACGTCCGGGCTCAGACATCTGATCGTCGCCGTGTGGCAGGAGGGCTCGCGCGACCGCTACCAGCTCCTGCTCGGCGAGCGGACGGAGCTCCCCGACCGCCTGGCGCACGCCCTCATCGGCACCATCGGCGACACCTACCTCTACGACGCCGTACACGACTCCGAGCGCATGAGCTGGCTCCTCGAAGGCATGGCCCACGACGTGAACGGCAACGGCCTGCGCCTGCGGCACGTGCCGGACGCCGCCATCGACACCTCCCAGCGCAGCCTGGTGCTGGGGGCCGAGCAGTCCAACACCTCGCTCGTGTACGGGGACGCGTACATCTGCAAGCTCTTCCGCCGCCTCATCCCCGGGGTCAACCCCGAGCTGGAGATCGTCACGGCGCTGGCGGCCAGGGGCGCGCCGCACGTCGCGCAGCCGTACGGGTGGATCGAGACCGACCTCGACGGCACCGACACCACGCTCGGCTTCATGCAGGAATTCCTGTCCAACGCCAACGACGGCTGGGACCTCGCCCTCACCAGCGTCCGCGACCTGTACGCGTCGCTGCCCGAGCTGCCGGCGGCCGAGGCGGGCGGCGACTTCGCGGCCGAGTCGCTGCGGCTCGGCAGCGCCACCGCGCGGGTTCACCACGAGCTGGCCGCGGCCTTCCCCACGGACGTCATCGAGTCGCACGAGGTCAAGCGCATGGCCGAGGCGTTCCGGCGGAAACTGGGCCGGGCCGCCGCTGAGGTGCCCGAGCTGCGCCGGCACGTGACCGCCATCGAGGACGCCTACCACCAGGTGGAGCTGCTCACCCACGAGGTGCCCGTGCAGCGGGTTCACGGCGACTACCACCTGGGCCAGGTCATGCGCACGCCCACGGACTGGGTGGTGCTGGACTTCGAGGGCGAGCCCGGGCAGCCGCTGGCCGAGCGCAGGGCGCTGTACTCGCCGCTGCGGGACGTGGCGGGGATGCTGCGCTCGTTCGACTACGCGGCCAGGCACCTGCTGGCCGGCCACTCCCAGGCCGAGCGGCTGGAGCCGCGGGCCCAGGAGTGGGCGGACCGCAACCGGGCGGCGTTCCTGGAGGGGTACGCCGAGGGCGGCGGCGTGATCTCGCGGGGCGACGCGGCGCTGCTGCGGGCGTTCGAGCTGTCCAAGGCGGTGTACGAGGTCGTCTACGAGGCCCGTAACCGCCCGTCGTGGATCTCGATCCCCCTGGCCGCCTTCCGCCCCCGCTAGAGCTCTTCGATCAGCCCCGAAAGCCCCTCGTGGGCGAGTCCCCTGGCAACGCGCCGGTCGATGACGGTCTTCATGGGCAGCAAGAGATCCGGCTTGACGCCCTGCTCCTCGAAGGCGCGGACGAGGTTCTCCATGCCCGACCGGTTGATCTCCAGGTTGGACACCTCGGTCCGGTAGTCGCCCGCCTCGATGTCCGCCACCCAGCGGGGCAGCTGCGCGGACATGGCGTTGATCCACGGAATCAGCAGTTCGGTGGTGAACTCCATCAACGGATACTTGGCCGACCTCACCAGCGCGAGGGCTTCCAGGGCGCCGGCCATCTGGCCGTACATGCCGGTCAGCATGGCCAGGTCGAGAAGGGAGGCCATGCCGGTGTCCTCGCCGGTGTAGCGGGCCGCGGCCATGGCCCCGAACGCCTGCTCGTAGCGCTCGAACGCCGGCCGGGAGCCGCTGTAGAGGATGAGCGCGCCCGGCTGGGCGATCATCTGGGGCACGGCCATGATGCCCCCGTCCAGGTAGTCGCCGCCGCGCTCGCCCACCCAGGCCGCCATCTCCGGGGCCTCGGCGGGGCGGCCGGTGGTGAGGTTGGCGACGACCCGGCCCGCCAGCGGGGCGTCCTGGAGCACCTCGAGGACGGAGGGGTAGTCGAGCAGGCAGACGATCACCAGCGAGCTCGCATCGACGGCCTGCGCCGGGGTGGCCGCGAGGGTCGCGCCCCTGGCGACGAGGGGGTCGGCCTTGGCCGGTGTACGGTTCCACACCGTGACGTGGTGGCCCGCCTCGATGAGGCTCGCCGCGAGCGCGGTGCCCATGAGGCCGAGGCCGAGCACGGAGATATTTTCCGACATTTCGGTGTTCCTTCTGAATAGGTGTGATGCGTTCACCCTGCAGGTGGGCGGTTATGGTCTGGTTCGGGGTCGGTTACGGGGGTGGGGATGCGGTTCGGGGTGCTGGGCCCGCTCGCGGTGTGGACCGCGGACGGGGAGCCGGTCAAGGTGCCGGAGGTCAAGGTCCGGGCGCTCCTCGCCGACCTGCTGATCCACGCCGGCCGCCCCGTCTCCGCGGACCGGCTGATCGAGGACCTCTGGGGCGAGCGTCCCCCGGCGAACGCGTCCGGCGCCCTCCGGGTGAAGGTGTCGCAGCTGCGCCGGGCGGTCGGCGGGCTGGTCGCGTACCGGGCGCCCGGGTACGTGCTGCAGGTGGAGCCGTCCTCCGTGGACGCGGGGCTGTTCGAGACGCTGATCGGGCGCGCGCAGCGGGCCTCAGGGCCGCAGGAGCGGGCCGCGCTGCTGCGCGAGGCGCTCGGGCTGTGGCGCGGGGACGCCTACGCCGAGTTCGCCGGCGAGCCGTTCGCCCTGGCGGCGGTGGCGCGGCTGGGCGAGCAGCGGCTGGCGGCCCTGGAGGAGCTGGCCGAGGCGCGGCTCGGGCTCGGCGAGCACGTCCTGCTGGCGGCCGAGCTGGCCTCCCTGGTGGCCGAGCATCCGCTGCGCGAACGGCTGCGCGCCGCGCACGTACGGGCCCTCTACCTGGCCGGACGGCAGAGCGAGGCGCTGAGCGGCTACGAGGAGCTGCGGCGGCACCTGTCGGAGGAGCTGGGCCTGGACCCCGGGCCGGAGCTGGCGGCCCTGCACCAGGCGATCCTGCGGCAGGACCCGTCCCTGGGCCCGGTCGCGCGCCCGCGCGGCAACCTCCCCGCGCCCTTGACGAGCCTGGTGGGCCGGGACGAGGCGGTGGCCGAGGTCCGCTCGCTGCTGCGGGCCGGCCGCCTGGTGACGCTCACCGGCCCCGGCGGCGTCGGCAAGACCCGGCTGGCCCTGGCCGCGGCCTCGGGCACGGGCGGTGACGGGTGGCTGGTCGAGCTGGCCGCGCTGCTGCCGGGGGCGGCGGAGGTCGAGGTGGCCGAGGCGGTCGCGGCCGTGCTCGGCCTGCGCGACGACACGGCCGGGCCGGGCGCTCCGTACGAGGGCGCGGTCGAGCGGATCGCGGGCGCGCTCGCGGGCAGGGAGCCGCTGCTCGTACTGGACAACTGCGAGCACGTCGTCGAGCAGGTCGCCGCGCTGGCCGGGCGGTTGCTCCAGGCCGCGCCGGGGTTGCGGATCCTGGCCACCAGCCAGGAATCGCTGCGGATCGAGGGCGAGGCCCTGTGGAGCGTGCCGCCGCTGACGCGGGAGGCGGCGGTGGAGCTGTTCGCGGCGCGGGCCGGGGTGGAGCCCGACGAGGACGTGGCGGAGATCTGCGCCCGCCTGGACGGCCTGCCGCTGGCGCTGGAGCTGGCCGCGTCCCGGATGCGGGCGCTGACCCCGCGCCAGCTCGCCGACCGGCTGGACGACCGGTTCAGGCTGCTCGCGTCGGGGCTGCGCGGCGCTCCGGCCAGGCAGCGGACGCTGCGGGCGATGATCGACTGGAGCTGGGAGCTGCTGACCGGCCCCGAGCGCGTCGTGCTCCGGCGGCTGGCCGTGCACGCCGACGGCGGCACGCTGGAGGCCGCCGAGGAGGTGTCCGCCGACCCCGGCGTGGACGTCCTCGACGTGCTGGCCAGGCTGGTGGACCGCTCGCTGGTCGTCCGGGTGCGGGCGCCCGGCGCCGAGCCGCGGTACCGGCTGCTGGAGTCGGTCGCGGCCTACTGCCTGGAGCGGCTGGCGGAGGCCGGTGAGCTGGACGAGGTGCGGCTCAGGCATGCCGCGTACTACACGGCGCTCGCCGAGCGGGCGGAGCCGTACCTGCGGGGGCACGGGCAGCGGGACGCGCTCGCGCTGCTCGACGCCGAGAGCGCCAACCTGCGGGCGGCGCTGGAGACGGCGGTGCGGCTGGCCCGGCCCGGCGAGGCGGTGCGGCTGGTGAACGCCATGGCCTGGTACTGGGTGCTGCGCGGCAGGCTCGGCGAGGGCCAGCGGGCGCTGGAGGCCGCGCTGTCCGTCCCGGGCGCGGCGGGGCCCGCCGCCGCGCAGGCCAGGGTGTGGCTGGCCGGGCTCCGGATGCTGGCGGGGTGGTTGGAGCCGCCTGACCACGCGGTGTTCGAGGCCATCGAAGGGCGGTCGGAGCGGGCCAGGGCGCGGTGGTTCATCGGGTACGCGATGTTCGGCTACGACGACCTGTCGGCCAGCCGGGCCCTGATCGAGCAGGCGCTGGAGACGTTCCAGGAGCTGGGCGACAAGTGGGGCACGGGCGCGGCGCTGAACGTGCTGGCCCGCTACGCCGCCACCCGCGGCGACCTGGCGGCGCTGCGGCGCGACGGCGAGCGGGGGCTGGCGCTGTTCAGGGAGCTCGGCGACCGGTGGGGCGAGCTGCGGGCCGCCGAGAACCTCGGCACGCTTGCCGAGATCACCGGCGACTATGAGCGGGCCACCGAGCTGCGCGCGGACGGCCTGCGGATGGCGGAGGAGCTCGGGCTGTGGAGCTCGGTGTCCGACGCGCTGTCCCGGTTGGGGAGGATCGCCCTGCTGACGGGCGACCACGCGCGGGCCGACGACTATCACGAGCGGGCCAGGCGGCTGGCCGTGGAGCAGTCGAACCGCCCGGCCGAGGAGTTCGCGGAGCTGGGCCTGGCGCTCGCGGCGCGGCGGCAGGGCCGCCTCGACGAGGCCGAGCGGCGGCTGCGGGCCTGGCTGGGCTGGGTCAGGGACGTGGCCGGCGAGCCGGGGGCGGCGCTGATCCTGGCCGAGCTGGGGTTCGCGGCCGAGCAGCGGGGCGACGCGGCCGCCGCCCTGGAGCTGCAGCTGGAGGGGCTCAGAGCGGCCCGCAGGGTCGGCGACCCGAGGGCCACCGCGCTCGCGCTGGAAGGGCTGGCGGGCGCGCGTGCCCTGGGCGGACGCCACGAGGAGGCGGCGCTGCTGCTGGGCCGGGCGGCGGCGCTGCGGGCGGCCGCGGGCGCGCCGCTCCCCGCCGGGGAACGGGGCGACGTCGACCGGATCACCGCCGCGGTCCGGGCGGCTCTCGGGCAGGAGGCGCTCGACGCGGCTCTGGCGCGCGGCGCGGTGACGGAGCCGGAGAGGTTGGATCCAAGCCTGGTATAAGGCAGGTTAAACCCAGGATTTCGCACTTTCGGTGATTGTCCCGGTGAAAGCGGGCAGTGCCTGGGATGGACGGTCATCATAGGGCAAGGTTGGGAGCATGCCGATGAGGACAGAGCTCGACCGCCTCGCGGGTGGGGCACACCACGATCCGCACTCCGTGCTGGGAGCGCATCCCGTGTCCGGCGGGGTGGTCTTCCGCGCGCTGCGCCCGCTGGCCGAGCGGGTGCGGGTGGTGCTGGAGGACGGCACGGCCCACGACATGAAACACCAGGCCCACGGGGTGTTCGAGGTCACCGTCCCCGGCCTGGACAAGGTCCCCGGCTACACGCTGAGCGTCAAGTACGCCGACCACGACCCGTACGAGGTCCGCGACCCCTACCGGCACTGGCCCACGCTCGGCGAAGTGGACCTGCACCTCATCGGCGAGGGGCGGCACGAGCGGCTGTGGGAGGCGCTCGGCGCCCGCGTGATGGAGCACGAGGACGTCGAGGGCACGGCGTTCGCCGTCTGGGCGCCCAACGCGCGTGGCATCCGGGTCGTCGGCGACTTCAACCACTGGGACGGCACCGCCTACCCGATGCGGTCGCTGGGCCGCTCAGGGGTGTGGGAGCTGTTCGTCCCGGACGTCGGCGCGGGCGAGCGGTACAAGTTCCAGATCCTGGGCGCCGACGGCGTGTGGCGTGACAAGGCCGACCCGATGGCCAGGCGCACCGAGGTGCCGCCGATGACCGCCTCCGTGGTCGACAGGTCAACCTTCGCCTGGGCGGACGACCAGTGGGTGGCGGACCGGGCCGAGAGCCATCCGCAGGCCGGGCCGATGAGCATCTACGAGGTGCACCTGGGGTCCTGGCGGCCGGGCCTGTCGTACGTGGAGCTGGCCGAGCAGCTGTCCGCGTACGTGGTCGACATGGGGTTCACCCACGTGGAGCTGCTGCCGGTGGCCGAGCACCCGTTCGGCGGGTCGTGGGGCTACCAGGTGACGTCCTACTACGCGCCGACGGCCAGGTTCGGCACGCCCGACGAGTTCCGCCACTTCGTGGACGTGATGCACCGGCGCGGCGTCGGCGTGCTGCTGGACTGGGTGCCCGCGCACTTCCCGATGGACGACTGGGCGCTGGCGCGCTTCGACGGCACCCCCCTCTACGAGCATGCCGACCCGGCCAGGGGCGAGCACCCCGACTGGGGCACGTACGTGTTCGACTTCGGCCGCAGGGAGGTGCGCAACTTCCTGGTGGCCAACGCGCTCTACTGGCTCAAGGAGTTCCACATCGACGGGCTGCGGGTGGACGCGGTGGCGTCGATGCTCTACCTCGACTACTCGCGGCGCGAGGGCGAGTGGACGCCCAACGTCTACGGCGGCAGGGAGAACCTCGACGCGGTCGAGTTCCTCAAGGAGATGAACGCCGTCGCCTACCGGGAGACGCCCGGCATCTCGACCGTCGCCGAGGAGTCGACGGCCTGGCCGGGGGTCTCGCGCCCGGTGCACCTGGGCGGGCTCGGGTTCGGCTTCAAGTGGAACATGGGGTGGATGCACGACACGCTCGAATACCTGCGCCACGAGCCGATCTTCCGCCAGTACCACCACCATCAGATGACGTTCTCGCTGCTGTACGCCTACTCCGAGAACTACGTGCTGCCGCTGTCCCACGACGAGGTCGTGCACGGCAAGGGGTCGCTGCTCGGCAAGATGCCCGGGGACGAGTGGCAGCGGTTCGCGCAGCTGCGGGCGCTGCTGGCGTTCATGTGGGCGCATCCGGGCAAGCAGCTGCTGTTCATGGGCGGCGAGTTCGGCCAGGGCTCGGAGTGGTCGGAGGAGCGCGGGCTCGACTGGTGGGTGCTGGAGTTCGACGGGCACCAGGGCGTGCAGCGGCTGGTCCGCGACCTGAACCGGATCTACAAGGAGACCCCGGCGCTGTGGCAGCAGGACGCCAAGCCCGAGGGGTTCCGGTGGATCGACGCCGACGACGCCTCCGGTAACACGTTCTCGTTCGTCCGCTACGCCGACGACGGGTCCGCGCTGGCGTGCGTGGTCAACTTCAGCGGCGCGCCGCACGAGAGCTACCGGCTCGGCCTCCCCTACTCCGGCCAGTGGACGGAGATCGTCAACACCGACGCCTACGACTACTGGGGCAGCGGCGTGGGCAACATGGGCGTGGTCGAGGCCGACGACGAGCCGTGGCACGGGCTGCCGCACTCGACCACGCTGAGGGTGCCGCCGCTGGGCGCGGTGTGGCTCACGCACGAGGGGGAAACGCTGAACGTTTGAGGTGCGCCCGCTGAAAGTTCGGTGAGAAACCGGGCCTGAGACCTGTCTCTGTCCGAAAAATCACCCTAAACTCCGAGATCATCCCCCTCTCGGAGGACGCGTGCGACTTCGCCCCCTGATCGTGAGCTCGATCGCGCTGGCCCTGCTGCCGTTGTCGGCGCCGGCCTACGCGGAGGACCCCACTCTCAGCCCGAGCCCCAGCCCGAGTGTCGTGGAAGAGACGACCTCCACCCCCAGCGAGCCCCCCGCCAAGGTGGAGGAGGGGTTAGGCGTCGACGGTGGCTCCGTGCGGGCCATCGTCGAGCTCGCCGACCCGGCGCAGAACGCGCCCGTCGCGAGCCAGGCCGCCGCCGAGAGCGTGGACGTGGTGATGCAGCCGCAGAGCCAGTCGTTCATGGTCGTGGAGGGGACCGCGGAGGAGCTGGCCAAGCTGGCCGAGGACCCGCGGGTCGCGTCCATCCACCGGGACAGGACGTACGCGCCGGTGGACGTGAGCCCCAACCTCAAGCTGATCGGGGCCGACCAGGCGCACGCCAAGAACTACACCGGGACCGGGCAGGCGGTGGCCGTGCTGGACACCGGCATCGACCGCGACCACCCGTGGTTCGGGAACAGGGTCGTGGCCGAGGCCTGCTTCTCCGCCGTCGAGGACGGCGTCGAGTCGCTCTGCCCGAACGGGCAGACCTCGCAGACCGGGACGGGCGCGGCGGACGCCACGACGGCCAAGTGCCTGGCCGACGGCGCGAACCTGTGCGAGCACGGCAGCCACGTCGCGGGCATCGCGGCCGGCACCGGCGGCGTCGCGCCGGGCGCGAACATCGTGGCGGTGCAGGTGTTCAGCCGGGTCAACGACGAGGACATCTGCGGCGAGCCCTCGTGCCTGCTGGCGTTCGAGTCGTCGCTGCGGCAGGCCATGGACTACGTGACCGGCCTCAACCAGCCGATCGCCGCCGTGAACCTCAGCCTCGGCGGCGAGCTGTCCGAGACCGACTGCGACTCCAGCGAGGAGGGAACGATCTTCAAGCCGAAGATCGACGCCCTGCTGGAGAAGGGCATCGCGACCGTGGTGGCCGCAGGCAACGAGGCGTTCGAGGGGGCGTCCTACCCGGCCTGCATCTCCTCGGCGGTGGCCGTCGGAGCGAACGACAACAACGACGTCATCGCGGCCTTCTCCAACCGCGGGGCCATCGTGGACCTGTTCGCGCCGGGCGTGGGCATCGAGTCGTCCGTGCCCGACAACCGGACGACCGTCTTCAGCGGCACCTCGATGGCGACCCCGCACGTGGCCGGCGCGCTGGCGCTGATGAAGCAGGCCTCGCCACAGACGCCGATGGCCGACCTGATCAACACGCTGAAGACGACCGGCAGGCCGTACTCGTACGAGGCCAACGGCCAGCAGGTCGTCACGC
This region includes:
- a CDS encoding alpha-1,4-glucan--maltose-1-phosphate maltosyltransferase: MIGRIPITDISPVVDCGQWPAKAVAGETFEVSATVFREGHDAVAAGVVLTSPDGQRARLKRMRELAPGTDRWAVEVSLPAEGDWLFRVEAWSDPISTWLHDAEIKIPRGMDVDLMCEEGARLFERAAKAVRTADCPNGKPKNGSNGGSNGGSNGGSKGNGNGDSACGHRAALLSVSATLRDEELDPRARLSIAQLPETAALLESHPFRELVTRSKSHKIRVDRRRALYGSWYEFFPRSEGAVVNEHGISKSGNFQTAAKRLPAIAKMGFDVVYLPPIHPIGTTFRKGRNNTLSPEPDEPGSPWAIGSEDGGHDAIHPDLGTFEDFDVFVGRAKELGMEIALDFALQCSPDHPWVKEHPEWFTIRADGSIAYAENPPKKYQDIYPINFDKDPEGIYAEVKRVLMRWMAHGVRIFRVDNPHTKPVGFWERLLADVHTTDPDVIFLSEAFTRPPMLRMLGKVGFHQSYTYFTWRTTKPEVESYLMELSHETSAYVRPNLFVNTPDILHEYLQHGGIPAFKIRAVLAALGSPSWGVYSGYELIENIPVRPGSEEYLDSEKYQYKPRDWVTAEREGWSLAPFITHLNLFRRAHPALQELRNLRFHRVDQPDIVCFSKRLPGAYDPATRRHGPGDVVLAVVNLDPHHTHEATVDLDLPAIGLDWNAEFVVDDELSGESYRWRQSNYVRLDPHIQPAHILTVRAAPR
- the treS gene encoding maltose alpha-D-glucosyltransferase; this encodes MSSTTPIPNTFDEEKPRDPYWYKRAVFYEVLIRGFADSNGDGTGDIRGLIDKLDYLQWLGVDCLWLLPLFESPLRDGGYDIADFMKILPEFGDLGDFVKLVDEAHKRGMRVIADLVMNHTSDAHPWFQASRHDPEGPFGDFYVWSDTDEKYQDARIIFIDTETSNWTYDPVRGQYYWHRFFHHQPDLNYENPDVQEAMLEVLRFWLDLGIDGFRLDAVPYLFEEESTNCENLPRTHEYLKRIRAEIDRLYPDRVLLAEANQWPSDVVEYFGDPVGGGDECHMAFHFPLMPRIFMAVRRESRYPISEILAQTPKIPEHCQWGIFLRNHDELTLEMVTDEERDYMYAEYAKDPRMRANVGIRRRLAPLLENDRNQIELFTALLLSLPGSPVLYYGDEIGMGDNIWLGDRDGVRTPMQWDPDRNAGFSDCDPGRLYLPVIMDPIYGYQGLNVEAQQRNAGSLLHWTKRMIEIRKRHPVFGLGGYAELNSSNPSVLAFVRELGDDRMLCVNNLSRFPQPVELDLRRFVGVSPVETMGGVPFPAIGELPYLLTLPGHGFYWFTLPPAIIQEE
- a CDS encoding maltokinase N-terminal cap-like domain-containing protein; translated protein: MLSEPLAAWIGRQRWFGGKGRVIDELSIESDVELTSGLRHLIVAVWQEGSRDRYQLLLGERTELPDRLAHALIGTIGDTYLYDAVHDSERMSWLLEGMAHDVNGNGLRLRHVPDAAIDTSQRSLVLGAEQSNTSLVYGDAYICKLFRRLIPGVNPELEIVTALAARGAPHVAQPYGWIETDLDGTDTTLGFMQEFLSNANDGWDLALTSVRDLYASLPELPAAEAGGDFAAESLRLGSATARVHHELAAAFPTDVIESHEVKRMAEAFRRKLGRAAAEVPELRRHVTAIEDAYHQVELLTHEVPVQRVHGDYHLGQVMRTPTDWVVLDFEGEPGQPLAERRALYSPLRDVAGMLRSFDYAARHLLAGHSQAERLEPRAQEWADRNRAAFLEGYAEGGGVISRGDAALLRAFELSKAVYEVVYEARNRPSWISIPLAAFRPR
- a CDS encoding NAD(P)-dependent oxidoreductase, giving the protein MSENISVLGLGLMGTALAASLIEAGHHVTVWNRTPAKADPLVARGATLAATPAQAVDASSLVIVCLLDYPSVLEVLQDAPLAGRVVANLTTGRPAEAPEMAAWVGERGGDYLDGGIMAVPQMIAQPGALILYSGSRPAFERYEQAFGAMAAARYTGEDTGMASLLDLAMLTGMYGQMAGALEALALVRSAKYPLMEFTTELLIPWINAMSAQLPRWVADIEAGDYRTEVSNLEINRSGMENLVRAFEEQGVKPDLLLPMKTVIDRRVARGLAHEGLSGLIEEL